The following proteins are encoded in a genomic region of Prochlorococcus marinus XMU1408:
- the leuB gene encoding 3-isopropylmalate dehydrogenase, whose protein sequence is MKSYKITLLPGDGIGPEITNVTHNILDLISNKFDFKLNFKEMPFGGSAIESDGIPFPNKTLQECKNSDAVLLAAIGDPKYDQLPREKRPETGLLKLRSSLDLFANIRPVKIIPSLTKASSLKEEYVNKVDLVVVRELTSGIYFGEPKGRIKTESGVRAFNTMTYTSEEVKRIAEIAFKLAQQRNQKVCSVDKANVLDVSQLWREETILVSNNFKGIDLTHQYVDNAAMQLVRNPSQFDVILTSNLFGDILSDIAAMLTGSIGMLPSASLTKDGPGVFEPVHGSAPDIAGKDIANPIAMILSAAMMLKIAFNEIDAGNFLENAINELLTEGYRTPDLMSSGKGKQVGCKQMGELLVEKLK, encoded by the coding sequence ATGAAGTCTTACAAAATAACATTATTACCAGGTGATGGAATCGGGCCGGAAATAACAAATGTCACTCACAATATCCTTGATCTAATCTCAAATAAATTTGATTTTAAACTCAACTTCAAAGAAATGCCTTTTGGTGGATCAGCTATTGAATCAGATGGTATCCCTTTCCCCAATAAAACTCTTCAAGAATGTAAGAACTCCGATGCTGTTTTACTAGCCGCTATAGGTGACCCCAAATATGACCAATTACCTAGAGAAAAAAGGCCTGAAACAGGTTTGTTAAAGTTAAGATCTTCTCTAGACCTTTTTGCAAATATTAGACCTGTAAAAATAATTCCATCTTTAACAAAAGCAAGCAGCTTGAAAGAGGAATATGTTAACAAAGTTGATTTAGTTGTAGTTAGAGAGCTCACTAGCGGTATTTACTTTGGAGAACCAAAAGGAAGAATAAAAACAGAAAGTGGAGTAAGGGCTTTTAATACGATGACATACACTTCTGAAGAAGTTAAACGAATAGCAGAGATTGCTTTTAAATTGGCACAACAAAGAAATCAAAAAGTATGCTCAGTTGATAAAGCAAATGTTCTAGATGTAAGTCAGTTATGGAGAGAGGAAACAATATTGGTATCTAATAATTTCAAAGGAATAGATCTAACTCATCAATATGTAGATAATGCAGCGATGCAACTTGTTAGGAACCCAAGTCAATTTGATGTGATACTTACAAGTAATTTATTTGGAGATATTCTTAGCGACATCGCAGCCATGCTAACAGGATCAATTGGAATGCTTCCTTCTGCATCATTAACAAAAGATGGGCCTGGTGTCTTCGAACCTGTTCATGGTTCCGCTCCTGATATAGCAGGAAAAGATATAGCTAATCCAATAGCGATGATTTTATCGGCTGCAATGATGTTAAAAATTGCTTTTAATGAGATTGATGCTGGAAATTTTTTAGAAAATGCAATTAACGAACTTTTAACTGAAGGGTATAGAACTCCTGACTTGATGAGCAGTGGAAAAGGAAAACAAGTTGGTTGCAAACAAATGGGGGAACTTTTAGTCGAAAAATTGAAATAA
- the lpxD gene encoding UDP-3-O-(3-hydroxymyristoyl)glucosamine N-acyltransferase: protein MQFNEIVEKLKQGQSGVVDSKIKNNPVILAAASLENAKENDISFLDKNSPLNLRDLIKKSNASALLLPADESYISEITKNISIDWVILKDPKIAFAETLNFLYPSEIEKEGIHKSAVIGENVKIGPGVSIGANVYIGDNTEIGKETIVHAGVVVYKKVIIGAKNIIHANSVIHSGSKLGDECVINANAVIGGEGFGFVPTKNGWKKMPQVGKVILGNKVEIGSGSTVDRPSVGDTVIGEDTKIDNLVQIGHGVTTGKGCAMAAQVGIAGGAHIGNSVILAGQVGVSNKVKVGDRVIASSKSGIISNIDADKVVSGFPAIPNKLWLRCSANFKKLPEIAKAIRELNRRNPR, encoded by the coding sequence ATGCAATTCAATGAAATTGTCGAAAAACTTAAGCAAGGTCAATCAGGAGTCGTTGACTCTAAAATAAAAAATAATCCCGTTATTTTAGCTGCGGCGTCTTTAGAAAATGCAAAAGAAAATGATATAAGTTTTCTAGATAAAAACAGTCCTTTAAATCTTAGAGATCTCATCAAAAAGTCAAATGCATCTGCTCTCCTTTTGCCAGCGGATGAAAGTTATATTAGTGAAATAACAAAAAACATCTCAATCGATTGGGTGATACTAAAAGATCCCAAGATTGCATTTGCCGAGACACTAAATTTTCTTTACCCGTCTGAGATAGAGAAAGAAGGTATCCACAAGAGTGCGGTAATAGGTGAAAATGTAAAAATTGGTCCAGGAGTTTCAATCGGAGCAAATGTTTATATTGGAGATAATACAGAAATTGGAAAAGAAACCATTGTTCATGCAGGAGTTGTTGTGTATAAAAAAGTAATTATTGGTGCCAAAAATATTATTCACGCAAATAGTGTTATTCACTCTGGCTCAAAACTAGGAGATGAATGTGTAATTAATGCTAATGCTGTTATTGGTGGTGAAGGTTTTGGTTTCGTACCTACCAAAAACGGATGGAAAAAAATGCCTCAAGTAGGAAAAGTTATTTTAGGAAACAAAGTTGAAATTGGTAGCGGCTCAACTGTTGATAGGCCTTCAGTCGGAGACACCGTAATTGGAGAGGACACAAAGATAGATAACCTCGTTCAAATTGGTCATGGAGTAACTACCGGCAAAGGTTGTGCGATGGCTGCTCAAGTAGGTATAGCTGGAGGAGCACATATTGGTAATTCAGTTATTTTAGCTGGACAAGTAGGAGTAAGTAATAAAGTTAAAGTTGGGGACAGAGTAATAGCAAGTTCAAAATCTGGAATCATATCAAATATCGATGCAGATAAGGTTGTCAGCGGCTTCCCTGCAATTCCAAATAAACTTTGGTTGAGATGCTCTGCTAATTTCAAAAAACTACCTGAGATTGCTAAAGCTATTCGTGAATTAAATCGAAGAAACCCCAGGTAA
- the proB gene encoding glutamate 5-kinase, translating to MTTWVIKIGTSLLRGTNEYTTFDIIKSYCSYISRAQKKGDKIILVSSGAVGLGCHKMNFKIRPKEIISLQASAAIGQLHLMALYEKAMSKFGYNVAQILLTSSELGSRNSYKSASQTLKRLIEWDVIPIVNENDITSDEELKYGDNDTLSALVATAISADQLILLTDIDHLYSSDPKTNSKAKPIKDINNSTELNNLELVDQQTTWGTGGIKTKLTAAKIATESGIKVQLADGRNPETLGELLDGKRIGTVFHPHPKPIGNRKSWLSHAIKPVGEIYLDEGASEAIKNKGASLLLVGVKKVRGNFISNQPVKVINTEGAEIAKGICSMSSDAIKIGINSHDTTTGSPLVIHRDVLVLTSE from the coding sequence ATGACAACGTGGGTAATCAAGATTGGCACAAGCCTTTTGAGAGGGACCAATGAATATACAACTTTCGACATCATTAAAAGTTATTGTTCATACATTTCTAGAGCTCAAAAAAAAGGAGATAAAATTATATTGGTTTCTAGTGGAGCTGTGGGACTTGGATGTCACAAAATGAACTTCAAGATAAGGCCAAAAGAAATTATTTCTCTTCAAGCATCTGCAGCTATAGGTCAACTACATTTAATGGCTTTATATGAAAAGGCAATGAGTAAATTTGGATATAATGTTGCACAAATATTATTAACTAGTTCAGAACTGGGTTCTAGAAATAGCTATAAATCTGCTTCTCAAACATTAAAAAGGTTAATTGAATGGGATGTTATTCCAATAGTAAACGAAAATGATATTACTTCAGATGAAGAACTAAAATATGGAGATAATGATACTTTGTCTGCATTGGTTGCAACAGCTATATCTGCTGATCAACTAATATTACTTACAGATATAGATCATCTTTACTCCTCTGATCCTAAAACCAACAGTAAGGCTAAACCAATCAAAGATATAAATAATTCAACTGAATTAAATAATTTAGAATTAGTTGATCAACAAACTACTTGGGGGACTGGTGGAATAAAAACAAAATTAACTGCTGCAAAGATAGCCACTGAAAGTGGAATAAAAGTTCAATTAGCCGATGGTAGAAATCCTGAAACTTTAGGAGAATTACTGGATGGCAAAAGGATAGGAACAGTTTTCCACCCTCATCCTAAACCCATAGGGAATAGAAAGAGTTGGCTATCGCATGCAATTAAGCCAGTTGGAGAAATCTACTTAGATGAAGGAGCTAGTGAAGCTATTAAAAACAAAGGTGCATCACTACTATTAGTTGGCGTAAAGAAAGTTAGAGGGAATTTCATTTCAAATCAACCTGTAAAAGTTATTAATACCGAAGGAGCAGAAATTGCAAAAGGAATTTGCTCAATGAGTAGTGATGCTATAAAAATAGGGATTAATTCACACGATACAACAACAGGATCTCCGCTCGTTATTCATAGAGATGTTCTGGTCCTCACCAGTGAATAG
- a CDS encoding YqeG family HAD IIIA-type phosphatase, which translates to MIRINIKELLNPNWKVNDKISEISINHLLSKDIKALILDVDGTLISGNNPVLANDIKNWIQNSNEHFFIYLFSNNPSRNRIKKIADQLNLDFTYSGGKPSTRKLKKVLSSISYSSNQIAIIGDRVFTDILVGNRLGMYTILVDSVDYYGKKIERNNFQFIERYLAKIITGEFL; encoded by the coding sequence ATTATCAGAATAAATATCAAAGAATTACTTAATCCCAATTGGAAAGTAAACGATAAAATTTCAGAGATCTCAATAAATCACTTATTATCGAAAGATATAAAAGCGTTAATACTTGATGTTGATGGCACATTAATATCTGGGAATAATCCAGTACTTGCAAACGATATTAAAAATTGGATTCAAAACTCTAATGAGCACTTTTTCATCTATCTATTCAGCAACAACCCATCTAGAAACCGAATCAAAAAAATTGCTGATCAATTAAATTTAGATTTTACATACTCAGGTGGGAAGCCAAGCACAAGGAAATTAAAGAAGGTCTTAAGTTCTATTTCTTATTCATCTAATCAAATTGCAATAATTGGAGATAGAGTTTTTACGGATATTCTTGTAGGCAATAGATTAGGAATGTATACAATACTTGTAGATTCAGTAGATTATTATGGAAAAAAAATTGAAAGAAATAACTTTCAATTCATAGAAAGGTATCTAGCGAAAATTATAACTGGAGAATTTTTATGA
- a CDS encoding DUF3727 domain-containing protein, with the protein MSTTNKNDEVPTLLVKDSQGSDLLCFLEQVVPLENNEYALLTPVDTPVSLFQLIDDQDPKLIETIEKNEPILEVADVVLQEHDLRLVRSAITLTVSGELDEPEPEEIEEEEIDDESETYELLVNFRVDNNEYGLYIPLDPFFIVGKLENGEVRLVEGEEFDRIQSGIEAELEERGLSE; encoded by the coding sequence ATGTCAACAACTAATAAAAACGACGAAGTACCTACACTTTTAGTTAAAGATTCTCAAGGTTCAGATCTCCTATGTTTTCTTGAACAAGTTGTGCCTTTAGAAAATAATGAATACGCTCTTTTAACACCTGTAGACACTCCCGTATCTCTATTTCAATTAATTGATGATCAGGATCCCAAGCTAATAGAAACGATTGAAAAGAATGAACCAATACTCGAAGTAGCTGATGTTGTTCTTCAAGAGCATGATCTTAGACTTGTACGTTCAGCTATTACCCTTACAGTCTCAGGTGAACTAGATGAGCCCGAGCCTGAAGAAATTGAAGAAGAGGAGATTGATGATGAGTCCGAAACTTACGAACTTCTGGTAAATTTCAGAGTAGACAATAATGAGTATGGTTTATACATCCCACTTGATCCTTTCTTCATAGTTGGAAAGCTAGAGAATGGTGAAGTAAGACTAGTTGAAGGCGAAGAGTTTGACAGGATTCAATCAGGCATTGAAGCTGAACTTGAGGAGAGGGGATTATCAGAATAA
- the ruvX gene encoding Holliday junction resolvase RuvX, with protein MIQPKPCSVLSLDIGNKRIGIAGCDPLGISITHLPAIFKKGFEEDLQKFKNICASRKVEGLVIGNPLDMYGKETNQSIRCKKYGIKLAKCLNLPLVFINEHCSTVEAKEKFSLKSDKSGKIDSAAAAILLQQWLIEGPDLDDSN; from the coding sequence ATGATTCAACCCAAGCCTTGTTCAGTTTTAAGTCTTGATATTGGAAATAAAAGGATAGGTATCGCTGGTTGTGATCCACTTGGAATATCAATAACTCATCTTCCTGCAATATTTAAAAAAGGATTTGAAGAAGATCTTCAAAAATTCAAAAATATATGCGCTAGTAGAAAAGTTGAAGGACTAGTTATTGGCAATCCTCTTGATATGTATGGCAAAGAAACCAATCAATCAATTCGATGTAAAAAATATGGGATTAAATTAGCGAAATGTTTAAACCTTCCTCTGGTTTTTATAAATGAACATTGCTCAACAGTCGAAGCTAAAGAGAAATTCTCTTTAAAAAGCGACAAAAGTGGAAAAATTGATAGTGCCGCGGCCGCTATACTTTTACAACAATGGCTTATTGAGGGACCTGATCTGGATGACTCAAATTAA
- a CDS encoding thylakoid membrane photosystem I accumulation factor, whose translation MILFRILSSLLILFIFSINPVYSARDTNSYDGNIFPIYAGNGSLVPPPSTLSESLKNKRTSVLVFYLDDSSTSKQFAPVVSGIKLLWSSSIDLIPLSIDELDNNDEKTFKDPGFYWHGKIPQVVILDGNGNILLDKEGQVSFDDINEAITKGTGLKKPDFNLTVKSFNEYNSEPSKEGYTKPRGS comes from the coding sequence TTGATCTTATTTCGAATATTATCGTCATTACTAATACTTTTTATTTTCTCTATTAATCCAGTTTACTCTGCTAGAGATACTAATAGTTATGATGGAAATATATTCCCAATCTATGCAGGGAACGGTTCATTAGTACCGCCACCAAGCACATTGTCAGAATCATTAAAAAATAAAAGAACAAGTGTTTTAGTTTTCTATCTAGATGATAGTTCTACTAGCAAACAATTTGCCCCAGTAGTTTCAGGGATTAAACTATTATGGAGTTCATCAATCGATTTGATTCCACTTTCAATTGATGAATTAGACAACAATGACGAGAAAACATTTAAGGATCCCGGATTCTATTGGCACGGAAAAATCCCTCAAGTAGTAATTCTTGATGGTAATGGAAATATCCTGTTGGACAAAGAGGGACAGGTTTCTTTTGATGATATTAATGAAGCAATAACTAAAGGAACTGGTCTTAAAAAGCCTGATTTTAATCTTACAGTTAAAAGCTTTAATGAGTACAATAGTGAACCTTCTAAAGAAGGTTACACTAAACCTAGAGGTAGCTAA
- a CDS encoding DUF3685 domain-containing protein, producing MIAPSLLGESLALQLTSQDNNLEIILDVNDINGLPKLILFCLEDIEISNSIKLEIFRLKERWNQTPILIVIPKNIKLSSADLMSFGGEGVIQDPTIELLKEAINTLIGGGRVFKINNETNYNTNSINKSYGLGHWLLTSGLSQINKDLHTIEHIIAKKSVSTFYLFILIGRRRELLTAKRLILWLWGPLEVLIDSPVKNANNGDSNIIKKYSTDITIKNSSMKELWKVIYSRVNERIQDSLTNSTDELSALFSLNNIKRINLLKTLLYEFSILISKLDSKSDQEEGFEKDLQSITPELRANTLRNFIDSYHRLQKNGVEVTISDYIINNSNLGIIDDELPSIDLILDPILNNKPVIIDGQYLSIEDPRAFIQLEMLILNWIFRTAELLSEEIISSCSEWPQLRKYFLNQDLISTRELERKRNQINTKNQIQNIFKKPVRLYESKRLYYTVNNNAVEKIIILEPRDDELRKLDWAQRQIAFIIELRDALAPQVQSIIQYLGDLIVLILTKVIGRSIGLVGRGIAQGMGKNLSKG from the coding sequence ATGATAGCACCTTCTCTATTGGGTGAGTCATTAGCTTTGCAGCTAACATCTCAAGATAATAATTTAGAAATAATCCTGGATGTAAACGATATAAATGGTTTACCTAAACTTATTCTATTTTGCCTTGAAGATATAGAAATCTCAAACTCAATTAAATTAGAAATATTTAGATTAAAAGAAAGATGGAATCAAACTCCTATTTTAATTGTAATCCCTAAAAATATTAAACTATCTTCTGCAGATTTGATGAGTTTTGGTGGTGAGGGTGTTATTCAAGATCCAACAATCGAACTTTTGAAAGAAGCAATTAATACTTTAATAGGTGGTGGCAGAGTATTTAAAATAAATAATGAAACAAATTATAATACCAACTCAATTAATAAGTCATATGGTTTAGGGCATTGGTTATTAACCAGTGGTTTGTCACAAATAAATAAGGATTTACATACGATTGAACATATCATAGCTAAGAAATCAGTAAGTACTTTTTATCTTTTTATCTTAATAGGTAGAAGAAGAGAACTATTAACAGCAAAAAGATTAATTCTCTGGTTATGGGGACCTCTAGAAGTATTAATAGATTCTCCAGTTAAGAATGCTAATAATGGAGATTCAAATATAATTAAAAAATATAGTACTGATATAACCATAAAAAACTCATCAATGAAAGAGTTATGGAAAGTAATTTATAGCCGAGTAAATGAAAGAATTCAAGATAGTCTTACTAATTCTACTGATGAGCTTTCAGCTCTTTTCTCATTAAACAACATAAAAAGAATAAATCTTTTAAAAACTCTTTTGTATGAATTTTCAATTTTAATAAGCAAACTCGATTCAAAAAGTGATCAAGAAGAAGGATTTGAGAAGGATTTACAATCAATTACACCGGAATTACGCGCTAATACGTTACGTAATTTTATAGATTCTTATCATCGCCTACAAAAAAATGGTGTTGAGGTCACTATTTCAGATTACATAATAAATAACTCAAATCTCGGAATAATTGACGATGAGCTGCCTTCAATTGATTTAATATTAGATCCTATATTAAATAATAAGCCTGTCATAATAGATGGACAATATTTATCAATAGAAGACCCTAGAGCTTTTATTCAATTAGAAATGCTTATTCTTAATTGGATATTTAGGACTGCAGAATTACTTAGTGAAGAGATAATATCATCATGCTCGGAATGGCCACAGTTAAGAAAATACTTCTTAAATCAAGACTTGATATCAACGAGAGAATTAGAGCGTAAGAGAAATCAAATAAATACAAAGAATCAAATTCAAAATATTTTTAAAAAACCAGTTAGATTATACGAGAGTAAAAGATTATATTATACTGTTAATAATAATGCAGTAGAAAAAATTATAATTCTTGAACCTAGAGATGATGAATTAAGGAAATTAGATTGGGCCCAAAGACAAATAGCATTTATCATTGAATTAAGAGATGCACTAGCCCCTCAAGTACAGTCAATAATTCAATACTTAGGTGATTTAATAGTTTTGATTCTTACAAAAGTTATTGGAAGATCTATTGGATTAGTAGGAAGAGGTATTGCTCAGGGAATGGGAAAAAATCTATCTAAAGGATAA
- the hisA gene encoding 1-(5-phosphoribosyl)-5-[(5-phosphoribosylamino)methylideneamino]imidazole-4-carboxamide isomerase, translated as MEIIPAIDLLNGKCVRLNQGNYNEVTRFNSDPVKQAQVWEEQGAKRLHLVDLDGAKTGQAVNDQIIRKIKKSISIPIQLGGGIRNIGRAKELFEIGIDRIILGTIAIENPELVKVLSNEYPRKIAVGIDAREGMVATRGWLEQSKITSLELTKQLNDLELAAIISTDISTDGTLKGPNVQALKEIAQISTNPVIASGGIGSIADLISLANIENEGIEGIIVGRALYDGSIELKEALITLKNLIIQDSFDDKDKFFV; from the coding sequence ATGGAAATCATACCTGCAATAGATCTATTGAATGGGAAGTGTGTTCGACTAAATCAAGGAAATTATAATGAGGTTACAAGGTTCAATAGTGATCCTGTAAAACAAGCTCAAGTATGGGAAGAGCAAGGAGCAAAAAGATTGCATCTAGTAGATCTTGATGGTGCCAAGACGGGACAGGCTGTAAATGATCAAATAATTAGAAAGATAAAGAAATCTATTTCAATTCCGATTCAACTTGGTGGAGGTATTCGGAACATAGGTCGTGCAAAAGAATTATTTGAAATTGGAATAGATAGAATTATTTTGGGAACAATTGCAATTGAGAATCCTGAATTAGTTAAGGTTCTTTCTAATGAATATCCAAGAAAAATTGCAGTAGGGATTGATGCAAGAGAAGGAATGGTAGCTACTAGAGGTTGGTTAGAGCAAAGCAAAATAACATCATTAGAATTAACCAAACAACTCAATGATCTTGAATTAGCCGCAATAATATCTACTGATATTTCAACTGATGGAACACTAAAAGGCCCAAATGTCCAGGCCTTAAAAGAGATCGCTCAAATAAGTACTAACCCCGTAATTGCATCAGGGGGGATAGGTTCAATAGCTGATTTAATTTCCTTAGCAAATATAGAGAATGAAGGTATTGAAGGAATTATCGTAGGTAGAGCGTTATATGATGGTTCTATAGAGCTAAAAGAAGCGCTAATAACACTAAAAAATTTAATTATTCAAGATTCATTTGATGATAAAGATAAATTTTTTGTCTAA
- a CDS encoding NAD-dependent epimerase/dehydratase family protein, which produces MKVLFFGGTRFVGKALVSRLLSKGHEIFVFTRGNLPVPNNVTHLKGDRSSDEDLRKISGHSFDLIVDSCGRKLEDTQRLLEFSGLPSYRFIYISSAGVYNNTQLFPVGEDCPIDPKSRHIGKAKTEAWLKEEAIPFTSFRPTYIYGPGNYNPIEKWFFDRIINRRFIPVPLDGQIITQLGHVSDLAEAISKSLETDQAINQIYNCSGTRAVTFRGLIETAILATGNKVSDFNLRSFDPSKLDPKARKVFPLRLSNFFTDISKIQKDLSWEPKFDLLNGLIDSYKNDYILANHEQPDFTSDESLFD; this is translated from the coding sequence TTGAAAGTTCTTTTTTTTGGTGGAACAAGGTTTGTAGGAAAAGCTCTTGTCTCAAGATTGCTATCTAAAGGTCATGAAATATTTGTTTTTACACGTGGAAATTTACCTGTACCAAATAATGTAACCCATCTAAAGGGAGACAGGTCAAGTGATGAAGACCTTAGAAAAATATCTGGTCATTCATTCGATCTTATTGTTGATAGTTGCGGACGGAAATTGGAAGACACCCAAAGACTTCTAGAATTTTCAGGCTTACCAAGTTATAGATTTATATATATAAGTTCCGCAGGAGTTTATAACAATACACAATTATTTCCTGTTGGAGAAGATTGTCCAATAGATCCAAAAAGTCGTCATATTGGTAAAGCAAAGACAGAGGCTTGGTTGAAGGAAGAGGCTATTCCTTTCACTAGTTTCCGTCCCACATATATTTATGGACCAGGTAACTATAATCCTATTGAGAAATGGTTTTTTGACCGAATAATTAATCGCCGATTTATTCCTGTTCCACTTGACGGTCAAATTATTACACAATTAGGACATGTCTCTGATTTGGCTGAGGCGATTTCAAAATCACTTGAAACAGACCAAGCAATCAATCAAATTTATAATTGTTCAGGAACCAGAGCAGTCACTTTTAGGGGTTTAATTGAAACAGCGATATTAGCTACTGGTAATAAAGTGTCTGATTTTAATTTACGTTCTTTTGATCCTTCAAAACTTGATCCTAAGGCTAGAAAGGTTTTTCCTTTAAGGTTATCTAATTTCTTTACTGACATTTCTAAAATACAAAAAGATTTATCTTGGGAACCGAAATTTGATTTGTTAAACGGTTTGATCGATAGCTATAAGAATGACTATATATTAGCTAATCATGAACAACCTGATTTTACTTCTGATGAGTCTCTCTTTGATTGA
- the pgsA gene encoding CDP-diacylglycerol--glycerol-3-phosphate 3-phosphatidyltransferase → MKKFINTKRLINWPIIINGLTISRIFLGLPIVFALVNGNNDIFILLILIGALTDFLDGYFARKYNYQSIIGARLDPLADKILLIGPMIWLVHENLVPLWSVWLILSREFLITSWRSDKKSGMPATIQGKVKTILQFISIILLLWPENWGSFYITNIINEIGYILFWISLFLTFSSAIKYLFNQRETHQK, encoded by the coding sequence ATGAAGAAATTTATTAACACAAAAAGATTAATTAATTGGCCAATAATTATTAACGGGCTAACAATTTCTAGAATATTTCTTGGATTACCTATTGTTTTCGCTCTTGTAAATGGTAATAATGATATTTTTATTTTACTAATCCTAATAGGTGCTCTTACTGATTTTCTTGACGGATATTTTGCTCGTAAATATAATTATCAATCAATTATTGGCGCCAGATTAGATCCTTTAGCAGATAAGATTCTTCTTATTGGTCCAATGATTTGGTTGGTCCATGAGAATTTAGTACCACTATGGTCTGTCTGGTTAATACTATCCAGAGAATTTTTAATAACTAGTTGGCGATCTGATAAAAAATCAGGTATGCCCGCCACAATTCAAGGTAAAGTTAAAACCATACTTCAATTTATAAGTATAATTCTTTTACTTTGGCCAGAAAATTGGGGAAGTTTTTATATCACTAATATTATCAATGAAATAGGATATATATTATTCTGGATTAGTTTATTTCTTACTTTTAGCTCAGCTATAAAATATCTATTCAATCAAAGAGAGACTCATCAGAAGTAA
- a CDS encoding PCC domain-containing protein, with the protein MEHFFYKLSSGADVFNSLIELQIKHNSSSFLISAVGDLSKVSFKCPLNEKPVILEKKLEIITLSGYLTSSDSHVHISVSDENCAVFGGHLLSGTTVLKSLDILLGVTPNLSRQSIKNLSDNPVCVDIYVLSDCPWCKRALKLLDSYNIDYNYNLITNDDEFKKISNITSVNTFPQIFINNEFIGGYSELAKLSTLGSLNKLIN; encoded by the coding sequence ATGGAGCATTTTTTTTATAAGTTATCATCAGGAGCTGATGTATTCAATTCACTAATTGAATTACAGATAAAACATAATTCTTCATCTTTTCTAATAAGTGCTGTTGGTGATCTTTCAAAAGTTTCATTCAAATGCCCTTTAAATGAAAAGCCTGTAATACTTGAGAAAAAGCTTGAGATAATTACCTTAAGTGGTTATTTGACATCGTCAGATTCACATGTTCATATCAGTGTATCTGACGAAAATTGTGCTGTTTTCGGGGGACATCTTCTTTCTGGAACAACTGTTCTCAAATCGTTAGATATTTTACTGGGTGTAACTCCAAACCTTAGTAGGCAATCTATAAAGAACTTAAGTGATAATCCTGTATGCGTAGATATTTATGTTTTATCAGATTGCCCTTGGTGCAAAAGAGCTCTTAAACTTCTTGATTCATATAATATTGATTATAATTATAATTTAATTACTAATGATGATGAATTTAAAAAAATTAGCAATATAACTTCTGTTAATACCTTCCCTCAGATATTTATAAATAATGAATTTATTGGCGGCTATTCAGAATTAGCTAAATTATCTACTCTTGGGAGTTTAAATAAACTTATTAATTAG